TGCCGGCGAACGACGCCGTCGAAACGCTTCGGGCTGCGCTCTATCACGGACTGACGGCCAGTGACGCCGAAACGGCGATCGTTATGGCCGTCAACGAAGGCGGCGACGCGGACACGGTTGGTGCTGTCACCGGCGCGATCGCTGGAGCGCGTTTCGGTGTATCCGACGTACCTGATCGATGGGTGGCGACAGTGGAATATCGAACTGAACTCGAACAGCTCGGCGAGCAACTCGCTAACCTACGTTCGGGTCATTGTGAAGCGGGTGATGATCGAAACGATAGATCTTGAAACGTCCAGTCCTCGGGCAGTTCATCTTCAACTCCAGTCCGGCGAACGAGCGATCGAAGATCCAACTCAACCGATCGAGACCACTCGAACCCTTCTGTGATTTCGTTCCACTGCGACCAAAAGCGTGGAACGTTCGGATGATAATCGTCGGTATCCGGCCCGACGAGGCATTCGAACAGGAACCGTTCCTTAGAGACGGCGCATTCGGGGGCGAGTTGAGCCGAGAAATCGAGTGATTCGTCTACTACCAGTGATGTCAGAAGATCGGCAGCGGCGCGTTGATCGGCGTAGAACGCATGTTCCAACGCAGCCTGTGTCCACCAGTGTTTGTCCTCGATAGAGCTACGAAGGTACTCCGCTGTCGCGTGGTCGGGATGACCGATCGCCCATCCGTACGTCTGTGACTCTTTCCGGGCGAGTGTGTGATCCTCGATACTAGAAAATGCTCGAAGATAGCGCACTGCGACCGCTGGAACGGTGTCGATCCCATCTCGTAATCGCGTCCGTATCACAAATCTTCCAACGACGTTCACCAAGACGTGACTACACGGAGGGACGCCGAACTGGTCGTCCGGGTTATACGATTCTAGTACGTCGGCGAGGAAGTCCCATCCCTCTATTTGTACGGTTTCATCGAGGAGTTCGACGATCGGTCGATAGTATCGCCACGTTCTCTCACGAACAGTCGGTGGCGTAGCGGACGTCAGTGCAGCAGTTTCGATCGTTTGATCATATGTCGAGAGAACGTTACGAACCGTTTCCGTGTCGCTAGGATTTGCCTCATCGAGTAACCCATTCAGAGTAGCCATCCTCTCTCCGTTCAGAGACAGTACTCGATCGAGCGAAGTAAACAATCCGATCAGGGAACGGTGACTACACTCTCCGATCCGCGCGGATTTCTGCCGTCTCGTTCGTCTTCGGACGTCCAACTCAAAGGCGAAGAGATGGTTGATATTCTTCGCTTTTGTCCGATGCCCCTGCTTTTTATCTCGTTCATCAGCGTTCGAACCGCTATGGGAGAACTGGAAACCGAGGAACAAAAAACGCGGACGGAGATCGCCGCATACCTCCGGGACTTAGCCGATCAACTCGATGAAGACGGCGATGTATCGCTCGAATTAGGCGACAAGCAAGTGCTGTTGAACCCCTCCGATCCGATCACGTTCAAACTTGAGGGGGAGTCAGATTGGTCCGAAGGAGAGACAGAAGCAAAACAGAGCATCGAATTCGAGTTAGTCTGGTGGCGTGAGGCTCAAACGGCCGAAGAAGGAGAGTTAAACGTTCGAGAATAACGGTTTCTGGGAGTAGAATCTGCGTGAGCGGCTTATAATCTCTCTGTTGACGGTCGGACAAGTTTGACGTCTCGGTCGGTTAGCCGGATTGTAATCGGTTCGTCGATCCTGAGCTCGTGTATCTCCTCGGCGTTGTCGCGGGTAAGTACGGCACTCGACGAGTGTTCGAATCGAGCATTTTGACTTCTACGTCCGCATCTGGAGAGAGGTGGATGTATCGCGGAGCGTCTATCGGCGTGTGTACGTTGTTGAATGCGACGCTGAGTCCGCTCGAAAACGTTCCACCGATGATCGACCGGTAGTACCCGGTCGAACCGAACGGCGTCGCCACGAGTACGCCGTCGCCGACCAGCCGCTCGAATTCGTACGCTGTTCCTTGGTCGTCAATACGGACAGCAAACGTCGCTGCCAGAATCGGCGAATAGTGATGGAGGCTGATCTCGTTCGGGGCGCTAAAATCGCCTTGAATCTCGGCCCCGTCTCGGTGCAGTTGCCTGAAATCCACGACGAATCGGAAGTTAACACATATATCCGACACCCGTGTATTCCTCCTTTATATGCAATTCTGTGACGAGTGTGGTTCGATAATGCACACGGAGGGCGACACGTGGGTGTGTCGCTCCTGTGAGAACGAGGAGCCGCGGGACTCACAAGCAGAAGCAGCGATGGCGACCCAGGATGGACAGTGGGACGACGGGGCACCTGCCGTGGCCGACGCGACCCAGGACTCCACCGAGACGATGCAGGAGCCCTGTCCGGCGGACGACTGCGACAGCGATCGGGCCTACTCTGAGATGATGCCGAAGCCGGGCGGCTCCTACGAGGTTCGGCTGTTCACCTGCGTCGAGTGCGGCCACAAGTGGCGCGAGTCCTGACAGCGCATCTCGCAAACCCCGTCGCTTACATATGCATAGACAGCCACATCAGACTCTCAAATTCGGGGTTATCGTTCTCAAGTGGAGCCACACATCGACTCCAAATCAACTCCCCGCGCTACTATCTCTTGGTTACGATTGACTCAGCTGGTACTGACTTGGTCACTAAACGACACTCGTTCTGCGTTAGCATTTGAGCGCTTACTCGCCTCATCAAGGTCAAACTCGCGGACGATTTCCCCGTCACGGATGAGCGGTTCCAGTAATTCTTCTCCGTTCGAAGGACCACTACGATCCGCTAACCCAACGTGGTGGCCGCCATTCGACGTTCGGTAGACTGCCTTTTTCCCGGAAAGTTTGCCGCGCTTCGCAGTCGGCGTCCTGTCAACTTCGACGATATCCAGCGCGAAGTCGATCGGATCGGCGTTACTAATGTAGCCGCCGACGCCGAATCCGGCGACGTGATCCCGGAGGTCTCGCATCGTGTCGGGTGTGATCCCACCGCTGACGAAGATGTCAACATCATCCTGGCCGCGAGCGTCCAGTTCCCACCGAACTTCGCGGATGATGTGCTCGAAATCGCCTCGGCGCGAGCCGGTCGTATCGAGTCGGACGCTGTCGAGCCGATCACCGAGCGCATCGACGGCCCGAAGGACCTCATCGACTTCGTCCGAAAACGTATCACAGAGTGTGATTCGAGGAACGCTCTCATCGACCGCGTCGTCGAACGCCTGCCACGCCGCCTCTTGATTCCCCTTTCCGAAGCAGAGCATGAGCGCGTGCGGCATTGTTCCCGACGCTTGCTGATCGACAAACTCCTCCGCGGCGACGTTCGAAAAGCCGTCCAGGCCAGCGAGCAGAGCGGCCCGTTCGATGATTCCCCCGAGCGTCGGATGAACGTGGCGCGTTCCAAAACTCAACACGAGCGAATCGGGAGCAGCGTACCGCGTCTCCAGTGCGTTCGTTGCGATCCCTGACGCGTGGGACAGAAAGCCAAGAAGAGCGGTTTCGTATCGTGCGAAGTCCAGGTACGTTCCTTCGATCTGGAAGACGGGTCCGCCGTCGAACAACGTTCCTTCCGGCAACGCATCGACGTCGATCGGGAGATTCTCCAAGAGGTGTGCGGCATCTTTGACGCCGGCGAACAGTTCGAACTCACCCGTCGGGAATTGGTCCGCGGTTATCTCGGCGACGACGTGTGGATTCGTCCCAGCGTGGTCGAGCGTTTCGACGGTGCGATCGAAGTACGCATCTGTCGCGTCTCCTCGTTTAATCGTCTCTGCTGTGATGATATCGAACTGACTCACGGTAACCACCTTTGTGAAGACCGATTTCGTCAGAGGCCCGATCCATTCGGTACTCGGACGCTGCTAGTTGATAGGACGGACTTGTTCACCAAAAAGACTCATACTATTCCCAATACTCTAGTACTTTCTCTCCGAAGTACGGTGTAGCACAAATTCTTTCTTCGTCCCAGAGAAACAATCACATATGACGTACGATCCGGAGCGCACAGCGATCATCGTGGTGGACATGCAGAACGGATTCTGCCATCCGGACGGAAGTCTCTACGCGCCGGCCAGCGAGAAGGCGACCGAACCCGTTCGTGACGTTATCGAACGTGGCCGAGACGCAGGTGCGCAGATCGTATTCACGCGGGACGTCCATCCGCCGGAGCAATTCGCGGACGCGCACTACTACGACGAGTTCGAACGGTGGGGAGAACACGTCGTTGAGGGATCGTGGGACGCTGAGATTGTCGAAGACTTGGACGTCCGAGATGAGGACCACGTTGTCGAAAAGCACACGTACGATGCCTTCTATCGAACCGAACTCGACGGCTGGCTTCGCGCCCGAAATATCCGCGATTTGCTCATCTGCGGAACGTTAGCGAACGTTTGCGTATTGCACACCGCGGGAAGCGCCGGGCTCAGAGACTACCGGCCAGTCGTGGTCCGTGACGCGCTCGGCTTCATCGAAGCGGATCATCGTGCGTACGCCGTCGAACACGCAGATTGGCTGTTCGGGGAGGTTATCGAACGCGATGAGATTGAGTTTCTGGAGAGGTGACCGATTTGTAATCTCATGGCTTTGGTAGATAATCGTTTTAGAGAGGAGTTGTGATGAGACCCGTATCTCAACAGGTGATAAATAGGTGGACAGAAGTTTTGAGTACCCCTACCCGTTGTCCACCTTTCTATTGGAGAAGTCAGTGTTAGGTGGAATATGTTTTGTGGTCCCTCTATGGCAACTGCTGTGGTGTAAAATCTCACGCAACCGCGCCCAATGATATTCTGCTTAAATATTGGTGCACAGATGGCAAAAAAATGAATAAAGAGATAATCTCTTTACAACGGGTGCGGAAGATGTCTCGTGCCCACCAAGTGTCCTGAGTGTGAAAATTTCGTTCCGAAACCCCTCGGTAGAGGCCGGGATGAAGACGGGAATCGGATTCTGCGGTTTCGATGCAGAGATTGTGGCTACGAATGGCGAGTTAGTTTTAATTAGCAATGGCGACACAAGTAGGTGAGCACGGGATTCTGATAATCAGTAATCAGGTTCTCTTCTAGAAAGTGGCGACTCGGTGTCCCGCGTCATCACAAGGGGCTCAGTGGGGTAACTACTCGTCATCGCCGCCACGCGGAGATAGTAGACACATCCGTATCAAAGCCGTGTTTCGCTGGTCGTAGGACGTGCAATTTCTGTCTGGAGAATGCAGTGATCCGTTCAACCGACTCTTCCAAAGCGGTTTCACTAAGACGGCCGAACGAACCGTATGGAGGTAACGTTTCTCGGGACAAGCGGTGCGATTCCGACGACCAAACGTAATCCAAGTTCGATTTTTCTTCGACGAGAAGGTGATCGCTTCCTCTTCGATGTAGGAGAAGGAACTCAACGGCAGATGATGCGTTTTTCGACTGGATTCGACATCTCGACTATCTTTCTCACGCATCTTCATGGAGATCATATCCTTGGATTGCCGGGCCTCTTACAGACCTTGGATTTCAACGAACGAACGAAGCCCTTGGAAATCTGCACTCCTGCGGGTACTGGCACCGATGTCGATCAATTCCTCACGGCAAGCGGAACGGATCCTGACTACCCAGTTCGAATTCGTGAGCTAACATCAGGCGACGTCGGTCTCGAACACGACGAATATACCATCCAAGCGTTCGAGACCGAGCACCGAACGCGATCGCTCGGCTACGCTCTCGTCGAAGCAGAGCGAAAAGGACGCTTCGACCGCGAACGAGCGTTAGAACTCGGCGTCCCTGAAGGTCCGATGTTTGGGCGACTCCACGAGGGAAATTCCGTCGAACTTACGGACGGCACGGTGATTCATCCTGATCAAGTCGTCGGCGACCCCAGACCGGGCCGACGTGTAGTGTATACTGGAGATACTCGACCAACGGATCGGACCATCTCCATCGCTTCTGACGCTGATTTACTCATTCACGATGCGATGTTTGCCCAAGACCGAGTGGATCGAGCACGACAGACCGGCCATTCGACAGCAGAGGAGGCAGCCACCGTTGCGCATCGTGCGGATGTAAAACAGCTTGCGCTTACCCACGTTTCATCACGGTACGCAGGTGACACCTCGCAGCTGCTACGTGAAGCGAGCGAGATTTTCGATGATCAGGTATTCCTCCCGGATGATGGACGAACCATTAGTGTACTTTATCCGGAACAGATAACTACTGATGACTAGTCCTTCTGCAAGTTGGTACGCGACTCGTACAATATTCAAAACCGATTCCCACTCGACGTCAGCTTCTTTTAACTGGGAAGAGCAAGATCGGATTGTGAATGACGACATTCAGAGTGAAGATTCTGCAATTGAAGTAGCAAAAGGGTACGCTAACGAGGAGTGTATCGGCGAACTCGGCGAGATCATTGACGCGAGACGAGAGGTAAACGAATGGATTGTCGAGTTTCGAACGCACACGCTCTCCGAAGCGTATGATCACTGTGTACGGCTTACGGCGTCAGTCGGAAACGTCGTTTCACACGAGCGATCAACGAATCTTGAGTGATCTTCAAGGACTTGCCGAATCACGTCTACTGAGCTGATAGCGCATTTTTAGTGGAAACGCGGTGTGCCATCACACATGGAGTTCTCCACTGTCCAAGGCGATATCGCAGCCCAGCGCGCGGACGCGCTGGTGAACGCTGCCGGAACGAGTCTCCAGATGGGAAGCGGCGTTGCCGGCGCACTCCGGCGTGGCGCAGAGGGCCCGATCAATGAAGAGGCGGTTTCGAAAGGCCCAGTTGATCTCGGTGGAGTTGCAGCCACTGATGCGTACGAACTGGACGCAGAGTACGTAATCCACGCAGCGGCGATGCCCCACTACGGTGATGGAAGAGCGACGTCGGACAGTATCCGCCGAGCGACGAAAAATGCCCTCGAAAAAGCCGACGAACTCGGCTGTGAGTCGATCGTGGTTCCGATATTGGGAACGGGTGCAGCCGGATTTTCCTTCGAAGAGGGCGCTCGGATCGTTTGTGAAGCGATTCGAGACTACGAATCGTCGTCGCTTACCGATGTCCGAGTAATCGCGTACTCACAACGGGAGTACGACGCGCTGGAACAGATCGCCGAGGACGTTCAATCGTCGTGATGCTGACGCCGGTCAGCACGATTCCAACGCGACTTCGAACTCTTCACGGATGGCATCAACGATCGCCTCCCGGTCGTATTCTCCGGCGGTTGCACTGACAAGCGCGATAGTATCCTCGTCAACCGGAATCCAGATTTGTAGAAACCCCTGTGCCCCATCCATGTAGTCAACTCGTGATGCAGGTTTCTGCCAGAGCTCGGCCTCTTTGCCGGTGTAATTCGGGTGGATTCCGTTGGGAAGTTCCTTTGTCGTTTCTAACGTGAAATCGTCGTCTTGCTCGAGGACTGGGCGAATATCTCCGGAGATCGTGTGCCTCTCTGCCTCCTCTTCGATTTCCGCTTGGATCGCCTGTACCGTCGAAGTAATAAACTTTTCAAACGAGCGATCGGGCACGAGTTTGTCCATATCGTCGAAAATCTCCTGTTCTCGCATGCGAGGGATTCCGCTCACGCCCGAGATGACCTGGTCGTCGATCGGATTATGACAGATTCCGATATTGGCCCGGGGCCGTTCGCCCATCTGCGGAAGATACGTATCACGAATTTGGAGTAGAACTGCGATATCGAGCTCAGTGTACGTCTCGTACTTTTGTTGAAGATACGTTTTGAAGACAGCCATTTCCTGTTTGGATGGTGATGTGAGAATAAGTTGTCGGAGAAACTCTTCATCGGGCGTATCGTCGTGATAGAAAAACGTGTGATTCTCGTAGTCCTCTAACACAAACCAAACGAGGTAGTCAACCGGTCCGTCATCGACGAAAAACGCCTCTTCAACGGGTCGTTGTTCTATTTTGGAAAATCGATCCTGGAAGCCTCCCGCGAGACGCTGGACATATTCCCCTGGGTCGAGCCCATACTCAGAGATAAATTCCCGGGCCATGAGAGAGACTACTACCTTCGCCCGATAAAAGCAGTCTGAATGGCGCAACGCGATGGGCATCTTCGAAAAGGGACCAGATCACTGGATCCACTATTATCAGATTTATAACATTAAGTGGCTACTAGAAAGGAATCATGTGGATCGATATCGAATAGTAGTTTGATGAGTGACGAACAGATGATAGACTCTCTTAACGGATCCGCTTTACAGGAAGCCATCGATGCCGTCGTCCAGATACTTGATCATCCGTCTGATCTATCGATTTCTTACTCATTTGACGGAGAAACCAAACGGACCCGATTTCGGATTCAAGAACCGGAGAGTAAATGCTATGAGCTTGTATATGAGGGGCAGAACGACGAGAACGAACCGATCATTCGACGCATAGAGTAAGTAACGAAAACGGGCAGTAAGTCCATATGTGCTTTCTTGGATTGGTCCTCTCGCACGTTATAGATCGCTCGCCAGTAGTGAGGCTGAATAGCGTCTCGCTGACTGGTATTCGAAATCGAGATCAGAATCTGCTCCCTTCGTAACCCAGAGAATCCCATCAACGTGGCGAGCTAACATGGTAATTGTCTCTTCATCGTGCTCGGTATACCTGAGTCCGAAGAATCCCATTCCCGTTCCAGTTCGGAGTCCAGTAACGCGTTGAAGCACGTTACACACTCGCTTCGGCGACGAGCAATTGAGCAAGGGGGTGAGCGATCGAATAACGAGATGACGAGATGTTGTCGGCGGAACCTTTCCTTCCGTCAGCTCCGAAAGGGCAATCACGATCCGTTCAAGATCGGCTGATGAAGGCGTGAAGACCGTTGGCGAACGACCGTATAACGCAGACACGTATTGTTTTTCAGATGTGGTATCGACGAGTCCGATCGAAGGTCCGTTCTGAGGGCAAATTTCCTCGTATATCGCACACGTTTGATCGGCGCTTTCAGTAGTAGTCACGACGAGTGCAGATTCATCGTCGCGTCCATACTGGCACAGTGCCCGAAGTCCGAGCGCGTATTTTGAGGGATCGACGCTCCCGGCGACGAGTACCGTGGAACCATCACCTATCGCATCGGGGAACGAAGGGTGAAACTCCGTACTCTCGTCTACCGACGGATTAGATGAGCCGGTCATCGATGATCAGCTACCGCTCCGTGAGTGTGAATCGCCCGACGAACTCACAAGTTGGGCGAGCGTTTCTTTCGGATAGTACCGCGCGCCGCAGTTGGGACATTCGGCTACGGTGACGTTCCCTCGCCAACTCGTCGAAATCGGCAACTCCCTTACGTGAACGGTCCGCTCAGTGAGCGATGTATTGCAGTCCGAACATGGGATATCTGTTTCGTGAATCATGATTAGTACGGATGACTCAGTCCCGCAGGAGGTGCCCGCGATAGCGGTTTACGGATGGGCGTACACCTGAGCAGTTCCCGCCATGCCACTGGTACAGTGGCGTTCGCGGTGAATGAAGAAATTACGGGACGGAGCCCTGCGTCTGGCAAGATTTGGGTGAGAGCTCACAAATAAGTTTCGTCTGTTGAGGGCTCATCTCGACTGTATTTTCGATCGAACAGTGTACTCGTGTACAAGGCTGCGTCACGCAAATCGAAACGTTTCGAGGTTCCGTGGCGCGTACGTTCGACAGTTGAATTTCTGATAGAGTGCTGATGACAGTTGGTCCGTCGCGGATTTATCTCCGTGGACGCACAAGATCTCTTGTGGGCGAGGATTCATCGACTGCACGAAATTTTCGAGCCCGTTTCGATCCGCGTGACCCGAAAATCCGCTCACGGATTCGATCGTGAACCGAAGGGTAAGTCGATTCGTTTCGCCACGTCTGTCGGTGAGTTGGATCTCTCTGTTTCCGCCCTGAATGCGCCGTCCCAGCGTCCCTTCTGCCTGATAGCCGACGAAGATGAGCGCGTTCTCCGGATCGCCTCCGAGTAGTTCCAGCCAGGACATGATCGGCCCGCCAGTGACCATCCCTGACGTCGAGAGGATGATACAGGGCTCGCCACCGGCGATCGCCTCGCGCATCTCTTCACCGCCGTCCACCTGCTCGAACTGGTCCGCGAGAAACGGGTTTTCGTCTTCGTGGAGGATTCGTTGACGCAGACCGTCCCGGAGGAACTCTGGATACGCGGTGTGAATCGCCGTCGCCTCTCGAATCATCCCGTCGAGGTAGATCGGCATCGTCGGGAGTTTTTCGGTGCGCATCGCCTCTTCGAGGACCAACATGAGTTCCTGCGATCGACCCACGGCGAATGCTGGAATGACGACTTTGCCGTCGTTCTCGTACGTTCGGGTAATGAGATCGATCAGTTTCCGCTCGCTGTCCTCTTGATCCGTCTGGTAGTCGCCGCGTCGTCCGTACGTCGATTCCATGACGAGCGTTTCGACCCGCGGGAAGTCGTTAACCGCACCGTTGAACAGTCGCGTGTCCGAGTAGTGGACGTCGCCAGAGAAAACGATGTTGTGGAGGCCGTCGCCGATGTGGAAGTGAGCGACTGCACTTCCGAGGATGTGTCCTGCGTTGTGGAGCGTGAGCTTGATGTCGGGCGCGATATCGGTGACGTCGCCGTAGTCGAGCGTGATCGTGTGCTTGAGTTCCTCCCGAACCATCTCGCTCTCGTAGGGCGGCGTTCGACCCTCTTTTGCCGCGACGTCGAGATAGTCTAGTTGAAGGAGCCCGATGAGGTCGCGCGTCGGCGCGGTCATGTAGACGGGACCGTCGTACCCGTATTTGAACAGGAGGGGAAGTAACGCGCTGTGATCGAGGTGGGCGTGGGTTAACACGACTGCATCGAGATCGGCAATCGGATTCGCTTCAGGAACTTGGAGATGCGGAACATCGCCTTCAGCACCTGGCTTATCGCCGCAATCCACGAGAATTCGCGTTTCCGGCGTAGACAGCACGAAGCTCGCACGACCGACCTCACGACAGCACCCGAGAGTCGTGACGCGTACCCAATCTGTCTCCTCGAGCGGTTCGCGGTGAATCTGCTCGCCGACTCGTTCGAGGATCTCCCGCCGTTCTTCGCGCTCTTTGACGAGATAGTTCCGGACGTTAGCGACGGTCGAGGACTCCATCGGCGGGGTTCGGAGCACGTCTGGGGTCCACCCGACCTCTTGCGTGATTTCGCGGAGCGTACTCGCTCGCTGTCCAATCACGAGTCCCGGTTTGTCGGCCTCGATCACAACTTCACCGGTCGTCGGGTAGAAATCGAGATCCGTAATGCCGGCCTCCTCCGGGATCAACTCGCGTATCTGTGCTTCCGCATCGGCAGGTTTCGTCTGTGTGCCGGGTGCCGGTCTAATCGCAATTCGCTTGCGGAATTTCTGTGCGAGTTGTCGAACGATCCCGTCGCGTTTGGCGAACTTCCGAGGGGTACCCGTGTAGATGACGAGTTCCGGTCCTTCGTATGTTACCCTGGACACGGTGAGATCATCGGGTAATTCGGCTTCGATCTCCTCTTTGAGCTCTGAAATTGAATCCTGATTTGTACTCATGTCGTCTGATAGGTATGCTATCCCATTGCCGGGATGCTATCGGAAGTACGAATCGCATGGTGAAACGATGTCGAATACGTGTTACTCACCAGATGGCGAACGGATGAAATCG
This DNA window, taken from Natronorubrum tibetense GA33, encodes the following:
- a CDS encoding amphi-Trp domain-containing protein — translated: MGELETEEQKTRTEIAAYLRDLADQLDEDGDVSLELGDKQVLLNPSDPITFKLEGESDWSEGETEAKQSIEFELVWWREAQTAEEGELNVRE
- a CDS encoding RPA12/RPB9/RPC11 RNA polymerase family protein — translated: MQFCDECGSIMHTEGDTWVCRSCENEEPRDSQAEAAMATQDGQWDDGAPAVADATQDSTETMQEPCPADDCDSDRAYSEMMPKPGGSYEVRLFTCVECGHKWRES
- a CDS encoding nicotinate phosphoribosyltransferase, with translation MVTVSQFDIITAETIKRGDATDAYFDRTVETLDHAGTNPHVVAEITADQFPTGEFELFAGVKDAAHLLENLPIDVDALPEGTLFDGGPVFQIEGTYLDFARYETALLGFLSHASGIATNALETRYAAPDSLVLSFGTRHVHPTLGGIIERAALLAGLDGFSNVAAEEFVDQQASGTMPHALMLCFGKGNQEAAWQAFDDAVDESVPRITLCDTFSDEVDEVLRAVDALGDRLDSVRLDTTGSRRGDFEHIIREVRWELDARGQDDVDIFVSGGITPDTMRDLRDHVAGFGVGGYISNADPIDFALDIVEVDRTPTAKRGKLSGKKAVYRTSNGGHHVGLADRSGPSNGEELLEPLIRDGEIVREFDLDEASKRSNANAERVSFSDQVSTS
- a CDS encoding cysteine hydrolase family protein, which codes for MTYDPERTAIIVVDMQNGFCHPDGSLYAPASEKATEPVRDVIERGRDAGAQIVFTRDVHPPEQFADAHYYDEFERWGEHVVEGSWDAEIVEDLDVRDEDHVVEKHTYDAFYRTELDGWLRARNIRDLLICGTLANVCVLHTAGSAGLRDYRPVVVRDALGFIEADHRAYAVEHADWLFGEVIERDEIEFLER
- the rnz gene encoding ribonuclease Z, which encodes MEVTFLGTSGAIPTTKRNPSSIFLRREGDRFLFDVGEGTQRQMMRFSTGFDISTIFLTHLHGDHILGLPGLLQTLDFNERTKPLEICTPAGTGTDVDQFLTASGTDPDYPVRIRELTSGDVGLEHDEYTIQAFETEHRTRSLGYALVEAERKGRFDRERALELGVPEGPMFGRLHEGNSVELTDGTVIHPDQVVGDPRPGRRVVYTGDTRPTDRTISIASDADLLIHDAMFAQDRVDRARQTGHSTAEEAATVAHRADVKQLALTHVSSRYAGDTSQLLREASEIFDDQVFLPDDGRTISVLYPEQITTDD
- a CDS encoding macro domain-containing protein translates to MEFSTVQGDIAAQRADALVNAAGTSLQMGSGVAGALRRGAEGPINEEAVSKGPVDLGGVAATDAYELDAEYVIHAAAMPHYGDGRATSDSIRRATKNALEKADELGCESIVVPILGTGAAGFSFEEGARIVCEAIRDYESSSLTDVRVIAYSQREYDALEQIAEDVQSS
- a CDS encoding DUF7504 family protein, yielding MTGSSNPSVDESTEFHPSFPDAIGDGSTVLVAGSVDPSKYALGLRALCQYGRDDESALVVTTTESADQTCAIYEEICPQNGPSIGLVDTTSEKQYVSALYGRSPTVFTPSSADLERIVIALSELTEGKVPPTTSRHLVIRSLTPLLNCSSPKRVCNVLQRVTGLRTGTGMGFFGLRYTEHDEETITMLARHVDGILWVTKGADSDLDFEYQSARRYSASLLASDL
- a CDS encoding beta-CASP ribonuclease aCPSF1, encoding MSTNQDSISELKEEIEAELPDDLTVSRVTYEGPELVIYTGTPRKFAKRDGIVRQLAQKFRKRIAIRPAPGTQTKPADAEAQIRELIPEEAGITDLDFYPTTGEVVIEADKPGLVIGQRASTLREITQEVGWTPDVLRTPPMESSTVANVRNYLVKEREERREILERVGEQIHREPLEETDWVRVTTLGCCREVGRASFVLSTPETRILVDCGDKPGAEGDVPHLQVPEANPIADLDAVVLTHAHLDHSALLPLLFKYGYDGPVYMTAPTRDLIGLLQLDYLDVAAKEGRTPPYESEMVREELKHTITLDYGDVTDIAPDIKLTLHNAGHILGSAVAHFHIGDGLHNIVFSGDVHYSDTRLFNGAVNDFPRVETLVMESTYGRRGDYQTDQEDSERKLIDLITRTYENDGKVVIPAFAVGRSQELMLVLEEAMRTEKLPTMPIYLDGMIREATAIHTAYPEFLRDGLRQRILHEDENPFLADQFEQVDGGEEMREAIAGGEPCIILSTSGMVTGGPIMSWLELLGGDPENALIFVGYQAEGTLGRRIQGGNREIQLTDRRGETNRLTLRFTIESVSGFSGHADRNGLENFVQSMNPRPQEILCVHGDKSATDQLSSALYQKFNCRTYAPRNLETFRFA